A stretch of the Sulfurimonas sp. HSL-1656 genome encodes the following:
- a CDS encoding lysophospholipid acyltransferase family protein: protein MLNIEGTLHQEYPRFFHYPTAVRKPALSFLKLLLQEEKINHFLTDHRKVKNLAFIDAALEHLNISYKTDHHQIQNIPAIGKVIIVANHPMGAMDAFTLIKMVSSIRHDKKVKIIANKVLAAFDQINDLLIAVDTFNGRLTKESMKKVDEALRNEEAVIFFPAGEVSRAYLNGIVDSKWKSGFMKFAKRTQSPILPIHIKARNSALFYGASWLYRPLATMLLAKEMFSARNSVVEFTVGEMIGIDTINDMPLSYKRHAKLMRKHLYRVAKGRKPLYPTQQCIAHPEPRHLIKEELKRAQRIGSTSDNKHIYLADFEEAPTLLNEVGRLREYSFRKVGEGSGRKRDLDRYDEYYRHLILWDDDALELVGAYRIADCEWILSWGSKDALYLNELCSLGEAFDPYLENAIELGRSFIQPKYWGSRALDYLWQGIGAYLKHHPHIRYMIGPVSISGSYPSAAKEALVHFYGHYFGSRDTLVTARTPYRLSALALEDENARFCGDNYAEDFRRLKEYLRAFNVTVPTLYKQYAELCEEDGITFMDFGIDAEFNNCIDSYILVDVAKIKESKRKRYIDTE, encoded by the coding sequence ATGCTGAATATCGAAGGCACACTTCATCAAGAATACCCGCGCTTCTTCCACTATCCTACGGCGGTGCGGAAACCGGCGCTCTCATTTTTGAAGCTGCTGCTTCAGGAAGAGAAGATCAACCATTTTCTTACCGACCACCGCAAAGTGAAAAACCTTGCATTCATCGACGCGGCGCTCGAGCATCTGAATATTTCATACAAAACGGACCACCACCAGATCCAGAACATTCCGGCGATCGGAAAAGTGATCATCGTGGCCAACCACCCCATGGGAGCCATGGATGCCTTCACATTGATCAAAATGGTCAGCAGTATCCGTCACGACAAGAAGGTCAAGATCATCGCGAACAAAGTCCTTGCCGCCTTTGACCAGATCAACGACCTTCTGATCGCCGTCGATACCTTTAACGGGCGTCTGACCAAGGAGAGTATGAAAAAGGTAGACGAGGCGCTGCGCAACGAAGAGGCCGTCATCTTTTTCCCCGCGGGCGAAGTCTCCCGCGCCTACCTCAACGGTATCGTCGACAGCAAGTGGAAAAGCGGCTTCATGAAGTTCGCCAAGCGGACACAGAGCCCCATCCTCCCCATCCATATCAAGGCGCGCAACTCCGCCCTCTTCTACGGTGCCTCCTGGCTCTACCGCCCGCTGGCCACCATGCTGCTCGCCAAGGAGATGTTCTCCGCACGCAACAGCGTCGTCGAGTTCACCGTCGGTGAAATGATCGGTATCGATACCATCAACGATATGCCGCTGAGCTACAAGCGCCACGCAAAGCTGATGCGCAAACACCTCTACAGGGTCGCCAAGGGGCGTAAACCGCTCTACCCGACCCAGCAGTGCATCGCCCACCCCGAACCGCGCCACCTGATCAAAGAGGAGCTCAAACGCGCCCAGCGGATCGGTTCGACCTCGGACAACAAGCATATCTACCTCGCCGACTTCGAGGAGGCACCGACCCTGCTCAATGAAGTCGGCCGCCTGCGAGAGTACAGCTTCCGTAAAGTCGGGGAAGGGAGCGGCCGCAAACGCGACCTCGACCGCTACGACGAATACTACCGCCACCTCATTCTCTGGGATGATGATGCCCTGGAACTCGTCGGGGCCTACCGTATTGCCGACTGTGAATGGATCCTCTCCTGGGGCAGCAAGGATGCCCTCTACCTCAACGAGCTCTGCAGCCTCGGTGAAGCATTCGACCCCTACCTGGAAAATGCCATCGAGCTCGGGCGCAGTTTCATCCAGCCGAAATACTGGGGAAGCCGTGCGCTGGACTATCTCTGGCAGGGCATCGGCGCCTACCTGAAACACCACCCCCACATCAGGTACATGATCGGGCCGGTCAGTATCAGCGGCAGCTACCCCTCAGCCGCAAAAGAGGCACTGGTCCACTTCTACGGACACTACTTCGGCAGCCGGGACACCCTGGTGACCGCACGCACCCCCTACCGGCTCTCTGCCCTTGCCCTGGAGGATGAAAACGCGCGCTTCTGCGGCGACAACTATGCCGAGGACTTCCGCCGCCTCAAGGAGTACCTGCGGGCCTTCAACGTCACCGTACCGACCCTCTATAAACAGTATGCGGAACTCTGCGAAGAAGACGGGATCACTTTTATGGATTTTGGGATTGATGCGGAATTCAACAACTGTATCGACAGCTATATTCTGGTCGATGTTGCCAAGATCAAAGAGAGTAAACGCAAACGCTATATCGATACTGAGTGA
- a CDS encoding RluA family pseudouridine synthase, producing the protein MPFVLKDFVAPKRMKAFLFLIRELGFTQRDAQRYIAKGRIFIDGELMRDPAGDIEGLFQCVMFEPVSRGLDPVFQTKSFALFDKPSGVLVHPQNRHTPYSMVDEIRHRYGPHANITHRIDQETSGLLLAAKDKESERTLKLMFENREMDKRYLALVHGRMEADVVIDAPLIRQPDDSALVRMIVKVHVEGKPSRTDIKILRYFPEQDMTLVEAKPLTGRQHQIRVHLFHVKHPIVGDPIYGQNEEDVVRFLDKGISDEERIGKSGAKRLLLHANRLAFTFEGVRYDLMSKTDFISEAFEAMQ; encoded by the coding sequence TTGCCATTCGTTCTCAAAGATTTCGTTGCCCCAAAACGCATGAAGGCTTTCCTCTTTTTAATACGCGAACTCGGCTTTACGCAGCGGGATGCGCAGCGCTATATTGCGAAGGGGCGCATCTTTATCGACGGCGAGCTGATGCGGGATCCCGCCGGCGATATCGAGGGTTTGTTTCAGTGTGTTATGTTTGAACCGGTCTCCCGTGGACTCGACCCCGTTTTTCAAACGAAGTCGTTTGCGCTGTTTGACAAACCGAGCGGTGTGCTTGTCCATCCGCAGAACCGCCATACCCCCTACAGTATGGTGGATGAAATACGCCATCGGTACGGTCCGCACGCTAACATCACGCACCGTATCGACCAGGAGACGAGCGGCCTGTTATTGGCCGCGAAGGATAAAGAGAGCGAGCGCACCCTAAAACTGATGTTTGAAAACCGTGAGATGGACAAACGCTATCTGGCCCTGGTGCACGGCCGGATGGAAGCGGACGTCGTCATCGACGCCCCGCTGATCCGCCAGCCGGATGACTCTGCACTGGTGCGCATGATCGTCAAAGTGCATGTGGAAGGGAAGCCTTCACGGACGGATATCAAAATCCTGCGCTATTTCCCTGAGCAGGATATGACCCTTGTCGAGGCGAAACCGCTGACAGGCAGACAGCACCAGATCCGGGTCCATTTGTTTCACGTGAAACATCCGATCGTCGGTGATCCTATCTACGGACAAAATGAAGAGGACGTCGTCCGTTTCCTGGACAAGGGGATCAGCGACGAAGAGCGGATAGGGAAGAGTGGGGCAAAACGTCTTTTGCTTCATGCAAACCGTCTGGCATTTACCTTTGAAGGTGTGCGCTACGATCTTATGTCGAAGACGGATTTTATTTCTGAGGCGTTTGAAGCGATGCAGTGA
- the purB gene encoding adenylosuccinate lyase — MVERYAREEMASKWTMQAKYQAWLDVEKAVVKAWNKLGLIPDEDAKKIVENAGFSVERIDEIEKVTRHDLIAFTTSVSETLGDESRWFHYGMTSSDTIDTAVALQMKDSLALIIDDVKMVMESIKKRAEEHKMTLMVGRSHGIHGEPITFGLVLAVWYDEMHRHLKNLEETMEVISVGQVSGAMGNFAHAPLELEEYTCEELGLQPAPASNQVIQRDRYARLATSLALMASSIEKFAVQVRHWQRTEVYEVEEFFAKGQKGSSAMPHKRNPILTENITGLARMIRAYSIPAMENVSLWHERDISHSSTERFWLPDAFITSDFMLHRMNNVIANMVVYPENMMRNLNLTGGLVFSQRVLLELPKQGVSREDAYRIVQRNAMKVWEGLQQGKPALNEKGESLYLQYLLGDEELRKSLSEEQIRECFNYDYYTKNVDKIFARVFSK; from the coding sequence ATGGTTGAACGCTATGCCAGAGAAGAGATGGCATCCAAATGGACGATGCAGGCAAAATATCAGGCCTGGCTCGATGTGGAAAAAGCTGTCGTAAAAGCTTGGAACAAGCTGGGCCTTATTCCCGATGAGGATGCGAAGAAAATCGTAGAGAACGCCGGCTTCAGCGTCGAGCGCATTGATGAGATCGAAAAGGTGACGCGTCATGACCTGATCGCCTTTACCACTTCCGTTTCGGAAACGCTCGGGGACGAAAGCCGCTGGTTCCACTACGGCATGACCTCCTCCGATACGATCGACACGGCCGTAGCCCTGCAGATGAAAGACTCCCTTGCCCTGATCATCGACGACGTCAAAATGGTCATGGAGTCCATCAAGAAACGCGCCGAAGAGCACAAGATGACCCTCATGGTCGGACGCTCCCACGGTATCCACGGCGAACCGATCACCTTCGGTCTCGTCCTGGCCGTCTGGTACGACGAAATGCACCGCCACCTCAAAAACCTCGAAGAGACGATGGAGGTCATCTCCGTCGGCCAGGTCTCCGGTGCCATGGGTAACTTCGCCCATGCCCCACTGGAGCTCGAAGAGTACACCTGTGAAGAGCTCGGCCTCCAGCCGGCACCGGCATCCAACCAGGTGATCCAGCGCGACCGTTACGCCCGCCTGGCGACCTCCCTCGCCCTGATGGCGAGCAGCATCGAAAAGTTTGCCGTTCAGGTCCGCCACTGGCAGCGCACGGAAGTGTACGAAGTCGAAGAGTTCTTCGCCAAGGGGCAGAAAGGTTCATCCGCCATGCCGCACAAGCGCAACCCTATTCTGACCGAAAACATCACCGGTCTGGCACGCATGATCCGCGCCTACTCCATCCCGGCGATGGAGAACGTCTCGCTCTGGCATGAGCGCGACATCTCCCACAGCTCGACCGAGCGCTTCTGGCTGCCGGACGCTTTCATCACCTCCGACTTCATGCTGCACCGTATGAATAACGTCATCGCTAACATGGTCGTCTACCCGGAGAACATGATGAGAAACCTGAACCTCACGGGCGGCCTCGTCTTCTCCCAGCGCGTCCTGCTCGAACTCCCCAAACAGGGTGTGAGCCGCGAAGATGCCTACCGCATCGTCCAGCGCAACGCAATGAAAGTATGGGAAGGTCTGCAGCAGGGCAAACCGGCACTGAACGAGAAAGGCGAGAGCCTCTATCTGCAGTACCTGCTCGGTGACGAAGAGCTGAGAAAAAGTCTGAGCGAAGAGCAGATCCGCGAATGTTTTAACTACGATTACTATACGAAAAACGTGGATAAAATTTTTGCACGGGTCTTTAGCAAATAA
- a CDS encoding ribonucleoside-diphosphate reductase subunit alpha, with protein sequence MITILKRNGRREPLDITKIQKYTSAAVNGLTNVSQSELEVDAQIQFRDGTTSREIQETLIKTAVDKIDIDAPNWTFVAARLFLFDLYHRVNGFTGYCKLEKYFEKGEKEGRILLGLRSKYDLDDLDAYIDPERDLQFTYLGIRTLYDRYLIKDRNGDPIELPQHMFMAVSMFLAQNEENPQEWAKKFYDMISKFEVMMATPTLSNARTTRHQLSSCYIGSTPDNIEGIFDSYKEMALLSKFGGGIGWDWTQVRSMGSYIDGHKNAAGGTVPFLKITNDIAIAVDQLGTRKGAIAVYLEPWHMDIIDFLDLKKNSGEERRRAHDLFPALWINNLFMKRVQEDGIWTTFDPLECKELSELHGEAFEKRYLELEQDESVLKERHKAKDLWKRILTSYFETGSPFLCFKDNANKANPNDHYGIIRSSNLCTEIFQNTQPNHYLIKLKFENGECLTYEEDELVKVDSGIEKPAKKVTALDSIGGQQIYIVEKEKVDGATAVCNLASVNLSRVNTKEDIDRIVPIAVRALDNVIDLNFYPLEKVKRTNARSRSIGLGVMGEAQMLAEAGVSWGSQEHFDKIDEVMEAVSYNAIKASSNLSVEKGSYPEFEGSKWSRGILPMDHANAEVLNLVDRGGLFASAYDWESLRETIKTQGMRNGYLMAIAPTSSISILTGTTQTIEPVYKRKWYEENLSGLIPVCAPNLSPETWSFYTPAYDLDQTILVKAAAIRQKWIDQGQSLNIFITLDKASGKYLNEIYMLAWRLGIKSTYYLRSQSPEATNDVEDRSMECVGCQ encoded by the coding sequence ATGATCACGATCCTCAAACGAAACGGACGCAGAGAACCGCTTGATATCACGAAAATCCAGAAGTACACTTCCGCAGCGGTCAACGGGCTGACCAATGTTAGCCAGAGCGAACTCGAAGTCGACGCACAGATCCAGTTCCGCGACGGCACCACGTCACGGGAGATTCAGGAGACCCTGATCAAAACCGCTGTCGACAAGATCGATATCGATGCACCGAACTGGACGTTTGTCGCCGCCCGCCTGTTTCTGTTTGACCTTTACCACCGCGTCAACGGTTTTACCGGTTACTGCAAACTGGAAAAGTATTTTGAAAAAGGGGAAAAAGAGGGGCGCATCCTGCTGGGGCTTCGCAGCAAGTACGACCTCGACGACCTCGATGCCTACATCGATCCCGAGCGTGACCTGCAGTTCACCTACCTCGGTATCCGTACCCTCTACGACCGCTACCTGATCAAGGACCGCAACGGCGACCCGATCGAGCTGCCGCAGCACATGTTCATGGCCGTCTCGATGTTCCTTGCACAGAACGAGGAGAATCCGCAGGAGTGGGCGAAGAAGTTCTACGACATGATCTCCAAGTTCGAGGTCATGATGGCGACCCCTACCCTCTCCAACGCACGGACGACACGCCACCAGCTCAGCTCCTGTTATATCGGTTCGACACCGGATAACATCGAGGGGATCTTCGACAGCTACAAAGAGATGGCCCTGCTCTCCAAGTTCGGCGGCGGGATCGGCTGGGACTGGACACAGGTCCGCTCCATGGGTTCGTATATCGACGGCCACAAGAATGCCGCCGGCGGTACTGTACCGTTTTTGAAGATCACCAACGACATCGCCATTGCCGTCGACCAGCTCGGGACCCGCAAAGGGGCCATTGCCGTCTACCTGGAACCGTGGCACATGGATATCATCGACTTCCTCGACCTGAAGAAAAACTCCGGCGAAGAGCGCCGCCGCGCGCACGACCTCTTCCCGGCGCTCTGGATCAACAACCTCTTTATGAAGCGCGTCCAGGAGGACGGCATCTGGACGACGTTCGACCCGCTCGAATGCAAAGAGCTCTCCGAACTCCACGGCGAGGCGTTTGAAAAACGTTATCTTGAACTCGAGCAGGACGAGAGCGTCCTCAAAGAGCGCCACAAAGCCAAGGACCTCTGGAAACGGATCCTCACGAGCTATTTCGAAACCGGCAGCCCTTTCCTCTGTTTCAAGGACAACGCTAACAAGGCTAACCCGAACGATCACTACGGCATCATCCGCAGCTCCAACCTCTGTACGGAGATCTTCCAGAACACCCAGCCGAACCACTACCTGATCAAACTCAAGTTTGAAAACGGTGAGTGCCTCACCTACGAAGAGGATGAGCTCGTCAAGGTCGACAGCGGTATCGAGAAACCGGCCAAGAAGGTCACGGCACTCGACAGCATCGGCGGACAGCAGATCTACATCGTTGAAAAAGAGAAAGTCGACGGTGCGACGGCTGTTTGTAACCTCGCCTCTGTCAACCTCTCACGCGTCAACACCAAGGAGGACATCGACCGTATCGTCCCGATCGCCGTCCGTGCGCTGGATAACGTTATCGACCTCAACTTCTACCCGCTGGAAAAGGTCAAACGCACTAACGCCCGCAGCCGCTCCATCGGCCTTGGCGTTATGGGCGAAGCGCAGATGCTCGCCGAAGCGGGAGTGAGCTGGGGAAGCCAGGAACACTTCGACAAGATCGACGAAGTGATGGAAGCCGTGAGCTATAACGCCATCAAGGCGTCATCCAACCTCTCTGTCGAAAAGGGAAGCTACCCCGAGTTCGAAGGTTCCAAATGGAGCCGCGGCATTCTGCCGATGGACCACGCCAACGCCGAAGTCCTCAACCTCGTCGACCGCGGCGGGCTGTTTGCCTCTGCCTACGACTGGGAGAGCCTGCGTGAAACAATCAAAACACAGGGAATGCGCAACGGATACCTGATGGCGATCGCCCCGACCTCCTCCATCTCCATCCTCACGGGCACGACGCAGACGATCGAACCGGTCTACAAACGCAAATGGTACGAAGAGAACCTCTCCGGCCTCATCCCGGTCTGTGCGCCGAACCTGAGCCCGGAGACATGGTCCTTCTATACACCTGCGTATGACCTCGACCAGACCATCCTCGTCAAAGCAGCTGCGATCCGCCAGAAGTGGATCGACCAGGGGCAGAGCCTCAACATCTTTATCACCCTCGACAAAGCAAGCGGGAAGTACCTCAACGAGATCTACATGCTCGCCTGGCGCCTGGGGATCAAATCGACCTACTACCTGCGCTCACAGTCGCCCGAAGCGACAAACGACGTCGAAGACCGCTCCATGGAATGCGTGGGCTGCCAGTGA
- a CDS encoding low molecular weight protein-tyrosine-phosphatase, giving the protein MRSILFVCLGNICRSPLAEAILREKAAEKGMDLRVDSAGTGSWHIGEPPCDHSVRIAKQHGLDIGAYRARQVCLDDAAVFDVIVGLDAKNVADLERMGMANVYKLGDFGFGGADVPDPYFFPGFEGFEKVFSMIERCCSGLLTQLETDLA; this is encoded by the coding sequence GTGCGTTCCATCCTGTTTGTCTGTCTCGGCAATATCTGCCGCTCGCCGCTGGCCGAGGCCATCCTCCGCGAAAAGGCGGCGGAAAAGGGGATGGATCTTCGGGTCGATTCCGCCGGCACGGGGTCATGGCATATCGGGGAGCCTCCCTGTGACCACTCCGTGAGGATTGCAAAGCAGCACGGACTGGATATCGGTGCCTACCGTGCGCGGCAGGTCTGCCTGGACGATGCGGCGGTTTTTGACGTCATCGTGGGGCTGGATGCGAAGAACGTTGCCGACCTGGAGCGCATGGGGATGGCTAACGTCTACAAACTCGGCGATTTCGGTTTCGGGGGTGCGGATGTGCCGGATCCCTATTTTTTCCCCGGCTTCGAAGGGTTTGAAAAAGTCTTCTCGATGATCGAGCGCTGCTGCAGCGGGCTGCTGACGCAGCTGGAAACAGATTTGGCCTGA
- a CDS encoding AMP-binding protein produces the protein MKIGKVWNEKFSREGFLYGTQPNVYLKEVMDALPRGARILFLGEGEGRNACYAAENGLEAHAIDASEVGLEKLQEMARSRGVTVEVSHLDLAHWEPEETYDAVLCSYLHLEEPLRTAVFVKALSIVNRGGVFAGEFFATSQIERDSGGPKALELLYELKSFEKLKRPWFDVEMLEACSVELDEGKGHQGLADVIRVSFRRNSDPRFKITLPELTLSALLARSTAAYGARPILRNVDGSQTLTYAEFGEAVDALKTRLAAAGINRGDRVALCSENMPNWGVVYFAATTLGAVIVPILPDFHDNEVRHIIAHSQSRAVFVSAKKREALDEGILASIAMLVLTEDLSDDPTFAKRSPTILEKVKEGVKGSRHADLLYKPSEDDLAAIIYTSGTTGSSKGVMLTHRALAYEALVSQSVVEVVSDDRFLSILPLAHTYECSVGFLLPMANGASVYYLSKVPTPKILIDAMAQVKPTVILSVPLVIEKIFKNRILPNFHKNALMRTLYAVPFIRRALHKIAGKKLLETFGGELRIFGVGGAPLSPMVEHFLADAGFPYAIGYGLTETAPLLAAGAPFKTKLGAIGPAVTSVDLRIVDPNDKGVGTVWAKGPNVMLGYYKDPVKTAEVLHEDGWFNTEDLGYLDPDGYLFLSGRSKNVILGPSGENIYPEQIEAKIMEDELVEDALVYDVEKQLVARIHLNYEKLDEHMDITKLSETEQHIEIEKLLERIKTETNESVSKFSKIARVIEQREPFVKTPTKKIKRYLYTNG, from the coding sequence ATGAAAATCGGCAAGGTATGGAATGAGAAATTTTCACGGGAGGGGTTCTTGTACGGTACCCAGCCCAACGTCTACCTCAAAGAGGTGATGGATGCACTTCCCAGGGGCGCGCGGATCCTTTTCCTCGGCGAAGGGGAGGGCAGAAACGCCTGTTACGCGGCGGAAAACGGTCTTGAAGCCCACGCTATCGACGCTTCCGAGGTCGGGCTGGAGAAGCTGCAGGAGATGGCGCGGAGCAGGGGGGTCACGGTCGAGGTGAGCCATCTGGACCTTGCGCACTGGGAACCGGAGGAGACCTACGACGCGGTGCTCTGCTCCTACCTGCACCTCGAGGAGCCGCTGCGCACGGCGGTGTTCGTCAAAGCGCTTTCCATTGTCAACAGGGGCGGTGTCTTTGCCGGTGAATTTTTTGCGACTTCGCAGATTGAGCGAGATTCGGGCGGCCCGAAAGCGCTGGAACTGCTTTACGAGCTCAAAAGCTTCGAGAAGCTCAAGCGCCCCTGGTTCGACGTTGAAATGCTCGAAGCATGCAGTGTCGAACTGGATGAAGGGAAGGGGCACCAGGGGCTCGCGGATGTCATCCGTGTCTCTTTCCGCCGCAACAGCGACCCGCGCTTCAAGATCACGCTGCCGGAGCTGACGCTCAGTGCCCTGCTGGCACGCTCGACGGCTGCCTACGGGGCGCGGCCCATCCTGCGGAACGTCGACGGAAGCCAGACCCTGACTTATGCCGAGTTCGGGGAAGCGGTCGACGCGCTTAAAACACGTCTGGCGGCTGCGGGCATCAACCGCGGCGACCGCGTTGCGCTCTGCAGCGAGAACATGCCAAACTGGGGTGTCGTCTACTTTGCCGCCACGACGCTCGGAGCGGTCATCGTCCCCATCCTGCCGGATTTCCACGACAACGAGGTACGCCACATCATCGCCCATTCGCAGAGCAGGGCCGTCTTCGTTTCGGCCAAGAAGCGCGAAGCCCTCGACGAAGGTATCCTTGCTTCGATCGCGATGCTGGTCCTGACCGAGGATCTCAGCGACGACCCCACCTTCGCGAAACGGAGCCCTACGATCCTCGAGAAGGTCAAAGAGGGGGTAAAGGGCTCCAGGCATGCCGATCTCCTTTATAAGCCCTCTGAGGACGATCTGGCGGCGATTATCTACACCTCCGGTACGACGGGGAGCAGTAAAGGGGTCATGCTGACGCACCGCGCGCTGGCGTACGAGGCGCTCGTATCGCAAAGTGTCGTCGAAGTGGTCTCTGATGACCGTTTCCTCTCTATTTTGCCGCTGGCGCATACCTATGAGTGTTCCGTCGGCTTCCTGCTGCCGATGGCCAACGGTGCGAGCGTCTACTACCTCTCCAAGGTTCCGACGCCGAAGATCCTGATCGATGCGATGGCGCAGGTCAAACCGACGGTGATCCTTTCCGTCCCGCTCGTCATCGAAAAGATCTTCAAAAACCGTATCCTGCCGAACTTCCACAAGAATGCCCTCATGCGCACCCTCTATGCCGTGCCGTTCATCCGCAGGGCGCTGCACAAGATCGCCGGCAAAAAGCTCCTGGAGACCTTCGGCGGCGAACTGCGCATCTTCGGGGTCGGCGGGGCGCCGCTCTCGCCGATGGTGGAGCATTTCCTTGCCGATGCCGGCTTCCCGTACGCCATCGGTTACGGTCTGACGGAGACGGCACCGCTGCTGGCGGCGGGCGCACCCTTTAAGACGAAACTGGGGGCGATCGGACCTGCTGTCACCTCGGTCGATCTGCGCATCGTCGATCCGAATGACAAAGGGGTAGGGACCGTCTGGGCCAAGGGGCCGAACGTGATGCTCGGGTATTACAAGGACCCGGTTAAAACGGCGGAGGTCCTGCACGAAGACGGCTGGTTCAATACGGAGGACCTCGGCTACCTTGATCCGGACGGCTACCTCTTCCTCAGCGGGCGTTCCAAAAACGTTATTCTCGGCCCCAGCGGCGAGAATATCTACCCGGAGCAGATCGAAGCGAAGATCATGGAGGATGAGCTGGTCGAGGACGCCCTCGTCTATGATGTGGAAAAGCAGCTTGTAGCCCGTATTCACCTCAATTATGAGAAACTCGACGAGCATATGGATATCACGAAGCTCTCCGAGACGGAACAGCATATTGAGATCGAAAAACTGCTCGAGCGCATCAAAACAGAGACAAATGAAAGCGTTTCCAAGTTCTCCAAGATCGCACGGGTGATCGAGCAGCGCGAACCCTTCGTCAAAACCCCGACGAAGAAGATCAAACGCTACCTCTACACGAACGGCTAA